GGCCCAAATAGTTCAGTCTCACACCAGAATATTTGCTGAGTATTGAGGCTCAGTCAATGAACCCGAGACTTGGTGGTATGCAATCTTTAATCACATAATCTAAAATAACGTTTGGGACAATGTGTTGGCACATGATGTTTGTGGCAACAACCCGCCTATTGGTGACTGCATGTATAGAGAAACAACCATCAACTTAAGTGTGCACTCACCCATATGTATGTCTTTGCACATGCATGTGCATGGTATATATATGTGCTTGTAGCACCGTAGTCATTGGTCTAAGCAGCTATGCCTGAAGCTCAGTGCCCCAACATCATAATTATACATGTTTGTGTAAAGTAAatgtattaaagaaaataattatactcTATTACGAAATTTATATAGTAAAACATACCTTGGTAGGACTCTGGTTGAATAACAAGTCCTTCAACAATGATTTGTCAAGATCAATAGCTGTTGGAGGATGATCATTCCCATTTgcatacaaaaatatctgagcCTGTCGCATCAGTTCATTTGAATCTCCCTGCGTAACTTAATGTATTAATCACACATacaaaccaaaatttttatatatctacACTTTTGTTTACGATATGGTGTTTTAAGGACACCTTAGGGAAAGTTGAATCTGGCCAACTTCTTATCCAGAGGTTCCCTTCATACTTTGTGGTTAGGTTGGTCCTAAATGAAAAGAGTTTGACCTCTCTTAATTGCTCAGAGGGAAGACTTAACCATTTTTGTTTGCTTAGGCCTTTTAAACCCCTTCAGGCATTTATCCTTTTTCTTTGAACAAGTAAAACATATGTCAggcaaaaagaagagaaaactgTGTCTCCCAGAAAATATGTAAATGTCTAAACAAAGTTCAAAAAATCTTATGGAAGAAAATATTAGGAGTGTAATCATGACCTCTCATGTACACATGCACACAACTTGTCAATGAATGAAGACAAGACATTTCTTGAGATGTTGGGTAATAAGGTGGAGCAGTAGCACCATGCCAGTGCAAATTATGCACAAGAAGTTCAATACAGAAGTTTCAGGAAGCAATCCAGGAACTGGAATATGTATGGAagcatttttcatatttcaaattctagGATCATTTCACTTATTTGGAAATCATTGCTTCCACCAAATTTAATAATCTATAGAATGAAGTTTGAAACCTTTTGGGAGAACATATCAAGAGTACTTTGTCCACTAGTCAACATTGCTGCAGCAACGAAAACAGCCTTTGAAACTTTAGAAGGGAATAACTCCATCATGTATGATATACATGCACCACCAAAATCATGTCCAACCAATATCACCtgcataaattttaaaaaagaaaacaagcagGTTAGATACATCATACATGCTGAAAATCCTACTACTAGGCTAGGTCCCATTTcagattcaaataaaaatagctTAAAATTGGACCCAAGAAACTTAGGAGGCAAACTTTCCCATATTCAACTTTTCTTATAGGCTTTCAGATATAGCTTACCAGAAGAATGAACTTATATATGGAATGCCATGTATGAGTTCCCATGGGATAAAACAAACAGCAGAATTATAAAACATAACTTGATTAGCTCTGATCACCTCTGATGACAGAGAATAAGTGAATGGAATCTACAGATATTGTCTTGATGAAACCTATGCAAGATGTAGTTGTAACCTATTGACGATGACTGAGTGGAGTGTCATCAGAAGAACTCTCGATTGTCTTACAAGAACGTAAGTGGAAAATGCAGTATATGTAGAAGAAAAAGTAAGAGCAAGACATAGAATGGCACCTTTTCCCCATCAGcaagtttttcaagaaaatCTGTGACTGGCTTCACATATTGGGGAAGACTTGTAATGCTATTGGTGTCAAATGAATGAATTCCAGAACCAGTTAAATCTACAGCTGTAACTCTAAATCCACCATCTTCTAGAAGTGCTATAGTTTTATACCAACACCAAGCACCAAAACCACCTCCATGGACAAGGACAAAATGGTTGGTCTCTAGATCATCAAGCTTCACATCCTgtcaaagaggaaaatagttAAAAACGGTGCAACAATGAGAATGActtacgaaaaaaaaaaatttacattctTGGATTCAATAGCAATAAACATATTGATATTGCCACCATGACCTATAAGTTCATTGAGTTTTAGATCCTGAGAAGATATCAAAGACACACAAAATACACCAGTAATTATGATGCAAAACTTCACATCTTAAATATTGAAACATTGAACATATATTTAATAAGTTAGTTGAAATTTAATAGCGCATTCTTTATATGATgtataataaagaataataaaaagggAAAGATTACAAAATAGGCCATGGCATTAGAACTTAGACAAATTGGCACAACTATTTCAACACCCTCTGCAGCTTAAAGTAATGTCCCATAATGGGTCTGTTCATCATGCTGGGCAGAAACTAGCTCAAGTCATACTCAAATAAGAAACCATAAGCTCAGTTGTGGTTAGCTCATTCTGCAATCATATTACTTTGTTTGAGCTTGGCCCAATTCCTGGTCCCTGATAGTCAGTTGCAAAAGATAAACTATATTTCTGAAAAAATGACTTGAAACGGCAACCTTGACACTATGATGAAGGCTTCTTCCCATCTAGACAGCACtcatattttactttaaatacaatataaatatttccCATGTAAATTATTAACCATAAATGAACAGGCACAAGAAACAGGAagccaaaatttaaatatcatttacaAGTGAAGCTCATAAGAATACTTATCATACTAATGTGCATGCAAACACACGCACACACGCTTATAGAATCCACAGGAAATGAGAAAACCTCTCTTGAGCTAAAATGATAAATCCAAGATCTTGACAAAATGGTGGTTGAGAAAAACTGTGCAGGTATTTCAAGCACCATGTACCAATAGGAATGCAGTAGATGGGGTTAAAACAGGGCATTCCTCCATCCATTTGTCCCTTCCATTATGGAGAGGTCCTAGCTTGCGTGCAAGAAAAGTATGGTTTATTTAGTGGTGATCCATCATGGGCTGGGGTGATAATGGTTTTTTGAGCATTAACCCTGCCCACTCTGGTATAAATTTAGAGTCCATGGACATGTGCAAGTATGGAATGGATATGATCAGTGGTTGAatcataaaaaaagaataacatccccattttaaaataatgatttcctcctttttatTTGGGTGGTCCTCAATCAAAACAATTAACTAATTGTAGTTCAATATACAAAGAGCCtgtttgggagtgattctagttaaaacacttttttattagtaatgCTTCCATTAGAAAAACTTTTAAAGAGAATTACTTAATGTTTGGATGTAAACCAACAGAAGGGTTTGATCGTATATTTTGATGGTgtattatataacaaaaaataatttttagaagagTTCTAAGAATCAATTCAAGTGATtctctagatttttaaaaagtgatCTTCAAAAATTTGCCAAATGCCTTCTTCGTGTAAAAAGGTGCTTCAAGCATTAGGAAGCGCTTTTAGCCCTCtcaaaatcactcccaaatggGTGCTTAGTGTTATAAAGAGCATAATTAGTTACATGAAAGCAACCTGTAGAAGACAATAAACCCACCAGGCCCTACCGCATGATAATTGTAATCAAACTTTCTTATGGATCATGCCACAAGGCTGTGATCAGACAAGGCTTCCACTGAACTTGAACGGAGTACCAAACCCACAAGccttttccatcattttttcatAGGTAAAgatcaattgtattaaaagcgcCTACCAAAAGGGCACACAAAAGTATACATGGTATGTCCAACTCTTTACCCAtcacattcaaaatttctatttGAGTACCCAACCCCGCAATGAATTTTCCCAATCCTCTATGGTGCTTAACAACAAACACAGTCAGAAACTGAATTTCTGAGCCTTTGAACCAATggttttttagaaattaatagcTGATTATTCAAAAAATCCATGGTGTGGGATAAACCGGCCATGCAAaacaatccaacaaaaaaataacacaacCAACCATTTCCAAAATCACCAGtctaaaaaaattccatttcgACTCAATTGCCCCATACCcaacaacccaaaaaaaaaaaaataaacccaCGTGCAATCCTCAGACTAATATCAAATTCGACaatcaaaatttccaaaaaggCCAGAAagagagggggaaaaaaaacaaaccaaacctGATTAACAAGCTGCTGAGGCTGAAGCAGAGGATCAGTGAGAGAGCGAGCCCTAGAGCTAGAACTCCTGGGCAGCGAATTTTTCTTGGACCCAGAAGTGGGAAACCTGAGAGAAGTGGAGCGATCGAAGGGCAGAGGCCCCCCGTTGCGCTGATGCTGCTGAAAGAGGATAGCCGCCGCCATAGCCTGTTCCTGAATAAGCGCATCCTGGACCTTCTCCTTGCGAGAAGATCGCATTCGAGTCCATCGATTACTGGAGCCAGTGGGCAGCGCACCCGCAGCAGTGGAAGAAGAATTGGGCAATCGCTTAGAGGCCTTGGTCTTCCTCTTCTGCCTCACAGACTTGGGGGAGAAGCAGCTGCACAGGTTTCCCATTGTTGTTGCAGTTGCATGTGACAAAGACTCCCCCtataaatatgaatatgaataCATTATATATTTAGAGGCATAAAGCCGacgaaagagagagagagagagagagatcggAAGACTGCAACGCAACCATAAGGGTTGAGTATGTGAGCTTTGCTAGTTTTATAGGCTCTGAATCTTGTGTAAAATGTTTTCTGAATCTCTTTTCCCAGAACAGTTTTTattccctaattttttttttcccatttttgccttttctaaaaaaatatttgatcaaaagaaaaaagtcaaaataatcttttaaaaaataaaatatataaattcttatttgattttaaattttaattaatacaagatatgttaagaaaattaattaaaattttattcaatatgatcatatgagatatgttatatatatatatataaagataatattactatatatatataaattttattttaaaatgatttaataagatattgaatatattaataattaatcaaacaaattactttaatataaaaatatactcatttataataattcataTTCCAATAAATAACTCCTACATGGATAAGATTCATCAATTAAATTACACTTCCATATAAATAAGgtatatttatcatattttaaatacatgaaataatgtttcatttatattaatattcctCTTATAATTAGGGTATTTTTGTATATTCAacaaagtaattttattttattttattttttgaatttttgaatttttttttctattataagcCAGTTTTCTAGATAGTATGGATccttattctaattttttttttgcatgaaaaaaaaaacaatttaaacattaaaaaaccctattttaagtatttataatatgttttttaaaaagtaattattcttataagaaaataataagggtatttttatccaaataagaccaaaaaaatgatgaaggtttagatttctaaaattggGTTTCCAAttatccttttaatcaaataaccctaatatataaaaataatttaataattttgaatattttaatttttatctacttttctattttattttctttatggggttttttttctctcaaattttgcataaccaaacataactttggATTTACTTTTGTGTAATTGAGTATCAAAATCTATGGTTATAATAAGTTTGTTGTTGAACTTCTTCAtacttctttattattattttcttttggattgaattttaatattttgttaaaaaagaaatgagattatttaataatgaaactTATGTATGCAAAAGTAAGTCTTAATGAGTAAGTTAATTCACTTCTTATCTCTATCATCTTCAAAAGATTTTGGATGAAATAAAGAAAtgtacaataaataaataaaaatatgacataacaataaaaaaaattaatctttgaTACATTGGAAATATCAATATCAAACTTGttagtaaaaaaattagttttaggaaattatttccTCCAAATTCACTTTATAAATTAGAGATTTTGTTATCTAAAGAATCTTTTcataccaaaaaagaaaaaaaaagaaaaaaaagaaaaaaaagtctaaCCATATTACTGATTACATCATTGATCGGGTTAGTATCGAAACACACGATTAATCAGGTCATATCATATGTACATTTGGATCTCATTGTTTTACATTGaactttattcttttatatcatGATTCTATTGTTTGAATTTGGTCCAATTCTTTAGTATTTAGGTCTCATTATTTGTACTATCATCAAATGATTtagtttttatcatatattttcaaccacaaatattaaaaattgaatagaTGTTTTCTCAATTTGTTAActttttgaagtaaaaaaaggTCAATTGCTAAAAAAGTAAGTTTCcttcaacttcattttcttgaacAAGTTTCTTGACAACCAACCACACCTTGAGGAGTGGTTTGGTTAATTATTTTGTTCCATATATCTCAAAAAGAATGATAATTACCCTAATACATAGTAGAATTGAATTCAAGACTAAGGAGGGTGAGGCTGCATTCATTTAAACTGAGGAAAGTGAAATAGATAAAGCTAGCAATAACTCCACCTAGCCATTAAATATTTGTGATGGAGATATGTATAGCCAAATGGAGAAGAGAACCGaccaagagaaaagaagaagaagaaaacaacacGAGATAATGATGCCCAAAGGCCTGCAAACCCAGctagaaaaaattaattgggAGTCCCTAATTGACCAAGACTAGCTCCAAAGCTTCATTATCACATCTCGGAACAAACTTGACTTGTCTGGCAGCATATGGACAGCCCAGCCAAACCCCACAAAAGATACTGGCAATCCTTTGTCAAATTCCCATTTCCATTCCCTTATGTCATAGAAAAGACTTAATGGTAAAGAATCCCAAGTTGTTTTCTTACTCCAAAATGAGCTTAAGAAAGTCTTTTGATCCATTAATATTTCAGTAGAAACATATTGACCCTGCAGTCGAAGGGAGCTATATTCATTGACCATTAATGGAGGTAAACCTATCAGTaatgtcttttatttttctagggTTGTTGGTAGATGAGTGGCATCATTGCAGGCCTGTTGGATATGGTCCCAAGTGCTGTGGATTCTATAAAAGCTGATTGGCGGATGTTGAATGGTGAGAAGTTTCTTTAATACCCTACACTTTAACTTGCTTCTTGAAGCTTTGTATGGGCATGGGGTGGTGGAAAGTAGTGGTTACAAATGAGGTTCTTTAATGCCCTATTGCCCCAACCATGCATGCCTTAAGCTTTAGATGCTCACTTACCAACTGTGCATGCCCTATTATTAATTGACTCTTTTCCACTATATAGGTGGGACGTTGAACCACCCATATCCTTCCCCGTCTCCATCTTTCAGTTCTTGTCCAGGTGGTTTTTTATCACTGTCTACCAAAACCTAGTTCATATTAACCATTAATAGCTAAATGATGTCACTATCGGCACTTTCCCAAACGGGTCTGCTCTAAGCCTAAGAAACttgtacaattttaaaatacgtTTACAAGATTAAGATGaacttataaatatataaagtaaGATATTTTATCGGATGTGGAATATTACAAGTACGAGCTAACCACTCATTAATACTGCGTCCATGGATTGTATGTCTAAACTTTTATGGTACCTTCCCAGTTGCACCCGAAAGCAACAAACTCCTAAATATATATCCCATTCTCCTGTGACCAGACTGAAATCGGTAAACGGGAAAGGTATATTTTACAACATGAATAGTTCTAGGACCACTTCCTCCTCTGATCTTTCCGGCCCTTTGCTTTTGAACCTCGAAAGAATGCACCAAGGCATCATAACAAGGCATGTGGCTTCCTCTCTTGTATGACCACTAGACCATATCAACATTGAGAAAATAGTAGTATATATATAGATGAGAAATTGACATGTGGCTATGCAATGATGGCATACATGATATGCACATGATCCTAGTGATCCTCCTGCAAAGCAACACTTGGAATATATGATAGAGCTGAGGCTTGCAAGCAGCTTTAAAGATATCACCCACATGTTTGATCATTTAATTGAATATATGGGCATGGTTAATGGGGCATTGCATGCTAGGTAGAATCTTGATAGGGGCCAGAGATATGTTGGTCACATTCCACGTCTTGGAAATGAGAAGGCGCACATAGTCTTTTGGGCCTGGGATTCATGTGCCTCACTCACAGATTCATCTGCTTACTGCCATCTGACCGGtgttccaaatatatatatgtatggatGAATTGGGAGATTGAAGAGTTGGACCACTGCCTAGTAGGATGCATCAAGAGGGTCataataatttgtcatgcttggCTCAAGAAGTGGAGCACCAGTGGAGCTGGTATAAACTAAACAAATTTTGGAAGGAGTTGGGGCATGAGCCATCTTTAATCATTGAAGAGATAGCAAATGTATCGGTTTAATTTCAAGTTGGGAGAATTGAGAGTTCATAGTGATTAGTAATTCTAGTTGAAGCCCCTTCATTTGTAGCCTTTTTAGTAATGGTGCAAAAATTAGGAAATGTTTTAAGCTCTTTTAAAATCATTCCGGTTTTtgtctataatatttttattgaaaacacttttatgaAAAATGGTTGAATGCTAAATTAGTAAAAtggcatttatttatttattttgtcttaaAGCTAAGAGCATCTCGGATGCTCACCCAAAAATAGCAATATAAAGCTATTTTTAGCATAGACAATTACTCTTTAATGTAAATGTTAAAATAGAATGTCAAATCTTAGGACCACTCCAATGCATTAACTTAAGTTCCTATTGAAGCTAATGTTATAAAAtgttaagttgtttatttttattaatatttgaatatactTTAGTTGAACTTATGTTTAAATAGAAGTTTTTTATTACTACTCCAAACTTCCTTAGGTGTTCTTTCAAAAACTACTTTAATAGGATACCCATTTAATAAGAATACTGTACATGTAACCGCTTTTATCTAAAAGGTTTTTAGAAGGGACTTGACCTTCAACATGTTTCTTACCACTTCcataatggttttatttttccttttaactaTACCTTTTTGAAGGGACTTGACCTTCAACATGTTTCTTACCACTTCcataatggttttatttttccttttaactaTACCTTTTTGTTGAGGTGCATAACTACTATCGCTAAATACCCTAACTTTtgcaataattataaaattcattgaAGGTGAATTCTCTTTATCTATCAAATCTCAATATCTTTATATGACAACCACTTTGTCTTTTAGTAAGAGTTTTGAATTCTATAAACATAAAGAGCCTTAGAttcttattttaacaaataaattcaattttttttttttgtaaaatcatCTATAAAGGTCAAAATATATTTGTGTGACTTGTGGTGTCCATACTTTTTTCATATGAAACATTGTATGTGTGACTTGTCTTCAGGTCCAAGAGTGTTGCCCCttcctttaaaataattttcgtCACCATCTTTATCTCTATTGTTAAAGTTGTTATGTCTTTCTCTACCTTTGCCATGACTATGACCTCTTCTATCTTATTGGTCACCACGACCTCTTGTAGATGCTCTACTCTACAAGACTTGCTTCAAATTAGTAAAATTGATTATCTAATTCATTTGTTGTTAATGTGAACACAACGAACTCATCAATCCTTAAAGTGAAGACATTCTTTCCTTCTTTAATCACTACAACAACATAGTCAAATTTTACACTCAAAAATTGCATCATTTTCTCTACTATTCATTGATCATCAAATTTCCCATCATTAATCCGCATATGGTTTACAATGGTTTGTACCCAATCAAAATAATAAGAGATTGAttcagagtcgttcatgtagAAAGacttaaatttactttttattgtttGCAACTTCATTCGTTTGACACGATTATTAACTtttgtataatttatataaaataacacATGCCTCTTTTATGGTTTTTGCCTTTGAGATTTTCTCAAATATGAATTCATCTACTATTTGAAATATTACATAAATCGTTTTTTGATCTTTCGTTCAAAAATCCTTCAATGAATCTTTTTACTCTTTTGATAGTGTCTCAAATTCTTCTAAATCGGTTACTTTATTGTAACTGTTGTTCACTAGATCCCATAAAATCGTGATATCAAAACCATACATGCATTTGAATATACTAATTATTGAACGTGTTACCTAAGAATTTTAGGAGTTGAGGATAAAATTGCAACTTTTTATGATTATGCACATTCCCTCACATTCTAGTTTTGGTATGACATTTTCAACTTCCTTAATCTTCTAATTCTTATACCATTTATTGGAACCCACACTATAAGAAAAGTGAGATACAATCACATATATAGTTTTAGGAGGGCAGCAAAATCatgaaagaatatatataaCCTCATAACTATTTGAATCGTGGCTAGTAGGA
Above is a genomic segment from Vitis riparia cultivar Riparia Gloire de Montpellier isolate 1030 chromosome 14, EGFV_Vit.rip_1.0, whole genome shotgun sequence containing:
- the LOC117931291 gene encoding putative methylesterase 11, chloroplastic, which encodes MGNLCSCFSPKSVRQKRKTKASKRLPNSSSTAAGALPTGSSNRWTRMRSSRKEKVQDALIQEQAMAAAILFQQHQRNGGPLPFDRSTSLRFPTSGSKKNSLPRSSSSRARSLTDPLLQPQQLVNQDVKLDDLETNHFVLVHGGGFGAWCWYKTIALLEDGGFRVTAVDLTGSGIHSFDTNSITSLPQYVKPVTDFLEKLADGEKVILVGHDFGGACISYMMELFPSKVSKAVFVAAAMLTSGQSTLDMFSQKGDSNELMRQAQIFLYANGNDHPPTAIDLDKSLLKDLLFNQSPTKDVALASVSMRPMPFMPVLEKLSLSEKNYGSVRRFYIETPEDNAIPVSLQESMINSSPPEQVFRLKGADHSPFFSKPQALHKLLVEISKLPST